In the genome of Dermacentor silvarum isolate Dsil-2018 chromosome 1, BIME_Dsil_1.4, whole genome shotgun sequence, one region contains:
- the LOC119447680 gene encoding palmitoyltransferase ZDHHC15B has translation MCRHLLAGSGLAYRLSRLVGFHVTLFGALWPFERLLRTPLKPVPVCFYVMQRKDSDDQRYCYRCHVIKPDRCHHCQMCGACVLKMDHHCPWFNTCVSFANYKYFILFLFYSFVHCTYVSWTTFPHFGITPRLILGFWPELNITYLFLLSLFFGLAFFGLLYHLFLLCFNCTTLQMIARQGIRRYDVGVCRNIEHVMGPHKLLWLVPVYTSLGDGAVFPLRSDIAK, from the coding sequence ATGTGCCGCCACCTGCTTGCGGGCAGCGGCCTGGCCTACAGGCTCTCGCGCCTAGTCGGCTTCCACGTCACGCTGTTCGGCGCGCTGTGGCCCTTCGAACGGCTGCTGCGCACGCCGCTCAAGCCGGTGCCCGTATGCTTCTACGTGATGCAGCGCAAGGACAGCGACGACCAGCGCTACTGTTACCGCTGCCACGTGATCAAGCCGGACCGGTGCCACCACTGTCAGATGTGCGGCGCGTGCGTGCTCAAGATGGACCACCACTGTCCCTGGTTCAACACGTGCGTCTCGTTTGCCAACTACAAGTACTTCATCCTGTTCCTCTTCTACTCGTTCGTGCACTGCACCTACGTGTCCTGGACGACGTTCCCCCACTTTGGCATCACGCCGCGCCTCATCCTGGGCTTCTGGCCCGAGCTCAACATCACCTACCTCTTCCTCCTGTCGCTATTCTTCGGCCTGGCCTTCTTCGGTCTACTCTACCACCTGTTCCTCCTGTGCTTCAACTGCACCACGCTGCAGATGATTGCGCGGCAGGGGATTCGACGCTACGACGTCGGCGTGTGCAGGAACATCGAGCATGTTATGGGACCGCACAAGCTGCTCTGGCTCGTTCCCGTCTACACCAGCCTCGGAGACGGAGCAGTCTTTCCCCTGCGCTCGGACATCGCCAAATAG
- the LOC125944075 gene encoding palmitoyltransferase ZDHHC20-like: MSGITECIDWLPVVGGWLVKAWGYYAYVIVFCGSVVHDDVVRFAFIVGFHVLLALLLWSELATIVTPAPSVPAYFTLSELDLRLLQEARTEEQRKGFLEILGRQRGVLTRGLDGAPDRAHHCSVCRRCVLKMDHHCPWFNNCVCFSTYKAFLLTNLYVILLCTYALFTAGSHFRQVPWNHWRVTGPAVQVATMVLVAVAFTVSVGSFFRFHVTLLTLNRTTLESLRSPLFVDKGDTFDIGCGNNFVEVFGRSRLLWLFPVFTSLGDGSRFNTKLHPHNREHFRPGAV; this comes from the exons ATGTCCGGCATCACTGAGTGCATCGACTGGCTtcccgtggtgggtggctggctgGTGAAGGCGTGGGGCTACTACGCCTACGTGATCGTCTTCTGCGGCTCCGTGGTCCACGACGACGTGGTGCGGTTCGCCTTCATCGTGGGCTTCCACGTGCTGCTGGCGCTGCTGCTATGGTCCGAGCTGGCCACCATCGTCACCCCAGCGCCGTCCGTGCCTGCCTACTTCACCCTGAGCGAGCTGGACCTGCGGCTGCTGCAGGAGGCGCGCACCGAGGAGCAGCGCAAGGGTTTCCTCGAGATCCTGGGCCGCCAGCGCGGCGTCCTCACCCGGGGTCTGGACGGTGCC CCCGACCGGGCGCACCACTGCTCTGTGTGCCGGCGCTGCGTGCTCAAGATGGACCACCACTGCCCGTGGTTCAACAACTGCGTCTGCTTCAGCACCTACAAGGCATTCCTGCTGACGAACCTGTACGTCATCCTGCTGTGCACGTACGCACTGTTCACAGCCGGAAGCCACTTCCGTCAGGTGCCCTGGAACCACTGGCGGGTCACTGGGCCCGCGGTACAG GTCGCCACCATGGTTCTCGTGGCGGTGGCCTTTACCGTGTCCGTCGGCTCCTTCTTCCGCTTCCACGTCACGCTGTTGACGCTCAACCGGACCACGCTGGAGTCGCTGCGCAGTCCACTGTTCGTGGACAAAGGCGACACGTTCGACATCGGCTGCGGCAACAACTTCGTCGAGGTGTTCGGCCGCAGTCGGCTTCTGTGGCTGTTCCCCGTGTTTACGAGCTTGGGCGACGGCTCGCGCTTCAACACCAAGCTGCACCCGCACAACCGCGAGCACTTCCGGCCTGGCGCCGTTTAA